GCGCCCTGCGGGCGGATCACGCCGTGCTGGTCGATGCCGTCGCAGCGGTCGGGATCGGCCGAATCGATCGCCGGACTGCCGGCCTGGAGATTGTAGGCGGGCGACCAAGTGCCCACCGGCGGCATTGGATCCAGCATCGGGTCGGTGTTGGAAAGGTCGGTCGCTTCGATCAGTGCGCACGTGGCGCCGTCGTCGATGTTGTGGCCGATCGAATCGATCGGCACTCCGGTGCAGTTGCCGCCCGCGTTGGCGGCCAGGATCGTGTTGCGGACGGTCTTTTCGCCGGCACCGCTGTTGTGGATTCCCCCGTTGGCGTTGCCGGCGACCGTCACGAACATCAGGCGGAGGCTCCCGCCGTCGTCGTTGAAGATGCCGCCGCCCGCGGAGCCGCCGTTGTTGGCGCCGACGGTGGTGTTGTCGAGGAGCAATCCGGCTCCGCTGGCGTTGAAGGCTCCGCCGCCTTCGTCTTCGTAGGCCGTGTTGTACACGATCGAACTCTGGTAGAAGTGAGCCATCCCGAGGTTGTAGATTCCGCCCCCGCTTCGGCCTTGGTTGTTGCTGATCATAACGTCCCGCGCGATCAGGGTGACGAACCCGTTGAGGATTCCGCCGCCGGCGTTGATGCTGGAATTGTTTTCAACGGTGGAGCTGGTGAGCTCCATGTCGCCGTTGTTGTGAATGCCGCCCCCTTCGTTCCCGGCGGTGTTCTCCTCAACCTCGGTGCGGATCAGCGTCGATCGGGTGCCGGGGCCGAGCCACATCCCCCCGCCCGGGCCGTAGGCCTCGTTTTCGGCGAGGATGGTGTGGGAGAGGGTGATCGTCGGCGCCACCCCGGCCGCCTCTTCGGTGGCGATTCCTCCCCCGACGAAGGCGTGGTTGCCGCGGATTTCCGAGAGGTAGATCCCGAGCACGCTGCCGCCGGAGGCGTAAATGCCGCCCCCGTCGACCTCGTGGTCGGCCGCCCAGGTGCTGATGTTGTTCTGGATGGCGCTTTCGTTGACGTTCAGGGTCGCATCTGTGACCCGGATGCCGGACCCGTTGTATTCATGGCCGTTCTGGATCACCAAGCCGCTCAGGCTGGCGGCGACGCCGGGCAGAACGTCGAAGACCCGGTCGGCCCCGTTGCCGTCGATGACAGGATGGCCGTCGCCGAGGATCGTCACGCTGCCGGCGAGGTCGAGGTCGCCGGTGTCGGCCAGCTCCTCTCCGGAACCGACCCGGGTGAGGGTGTAGGTTCCGGCCGCAACCCGGATGGTCTGGGTGCCGGCGCAGGCGTTGGCCCGGATCACCGCCTCGCGCAGGGAGCAATCCGCGGCGGTGCAGGCGCCGTCGTTGGTGTCGGCGGTTTTGGTCACCGTGATGTCGGAGTCGCACGGTTGTAAGCTTCCCCCGCAGCCGGCCAGCAGGGCGAACAGAAACAATGCGGCGGCTGGAATCCAGCGAACGGCCTGGAAACGAAGTGTTCTCACGGCATTCCTCCTTGGCCCGGCGGGGGCTCGAACGCGATGCCGCGCGGGCACGTCTATGGTAACCGGGACCGACGACCGGCGCAAATGGAAAAAATTTCTGCGCCGGATACCGGCCGCTTCGGCCGGAAGGCCGGGGGGAAGTGTACTTCCGCCGTCTCCTAGTGTATCCTCCGGGAAGTGGGAAAACATCCAAAAAACCTACCGAGAACCTACAGGAGGTGGTTTTTGGCGCAAACCCTGAGCGATCTGGAAGAGCGGATTATCGCCTGCCGCCGCTGTCCGCGGCTGGTGGAGTGGCGCGAGCGCATCGGCCGCGAAAAACGCCGCGCCTACCGCGAGGAAGACTATTGGGCGAAGCCGGTTCCCGGTTTCGGCGATTCCCGGGCGGCGGTCCTGGCTGTCGGCCTGGCTCCCGGCGCCCACGGCTCAAACCGCACCGGCCGGATGTTCACCGGCGATGCCTCGGGGGATTTCCTTTATCCGGCGCTTTTCCGCGCCGGTTTTGCGGACCGTCCGAAGGCCGTCGCTCGCGGCGACGGCTTGACTCTCCGCGGCCTGTTCCTCACCGCGCTGTGCCGTTGCGCTCCTCCGGACAACAAGCCTGCGCGGGAGGAGATCCGCAACTGTCTGCCGTTCCTGCTCGAGGAAATCCGTCTCTTGGAGCGCCTGCACGTCCTGGTCGCCTTGGGACGGGTGGCGTACGACACATTGTCGGACGTGCTTGCGGAACCGTCGGGAAGCGGTCGGGGAGGCTGCGGCCCCAAGCCCGCCTTCGCCCATGGCGCGGTCGCATCCGTCCCCGGGTTGCGGAAAGAGGATTCGCCGTTGTGGCTGGTGGGCTCCTACCATCCCAGCCGGCAGAACACGCAGACGGGAAGGTTGACCCGGCCCATGTTCGACCGGATCTGGAAACGGGTGCGGGAATTGGCGCGGAGTTGATTTTTTCCTCGAACATGAGGGCCGACTGTCTCGCCGACCGGTTTTCCCTTTCCCTGCGGGTTCCCCCGTCCATTAACTGGAATGGGATTAATCGAGGCCGTCGAAAAAGCGAGGGGGCGGCTTTTCCGTACGAGGATGCTTTGCGGTCGTTTATCAGTCATCCATGCGTATTTTTTCGGCAATCCGGGTTTTCCGCGGCTGGATGCCCGCTTGGTGCGTCCGGGAATGACGACCATTCCCTTTTTCGGCGGTCCCCAAGACGGAAGATTGGGTGGAGAGTGGCGTACGGCCGTTAATCCACAATCGATAAAAACACCGGCACGATCTGCGGATCGAAATGTTTGCCGGATTGTGTCCGGAGGAACTCGCGGGCTTGCTCCTTGGTCCAGGCCTGGCGGTAGGGGCGGTCGGAGGTGGTGGCGTCCCACACATCCACGATGGCGAAGATCCGCGCCGCCAGGGGAATTTGCTCGCCTTTGAGGCCCCGCGGATACCCGGTGCCGTCCCACTTTTCGTGGTGGCAATAGGGGATATCCAGCGAGTTGCGCAAATAAATGACCGGCGCGAGCATCTCAAAGGCGTACAGCGGATGCCGGCGCATGATGTCCCACTCCTCGCGGGTCAGCGCATCGCGTTTGAGCAGGATGCTGTCAGGGATTCCCATCTTACCCATGTCGTGCAGCAGCGCCCCGCGGCGGATGTGGACCATCTGGCTTTCGTCCACGCCCATGGCGCGCGCCAGCCGTTCGGTCATCTCGGTGACGCGTTCGGTGTGTCCTTCGGTGCCCTCGTCGCGCAGGTCGAGCGCGCGCGACCAGCCCTCGATCGTCGTGTCGTAGGCGAGGTTCAATTCGGCGTTCGAATGCTGCAGCTCGTCGAACAGGGAGGCGTTGTCGATGGCGATGGCGGCTTGGACGGTCAGGGATTCCAGGAAATCGAACCAGTCCGGATCCGGCGCCAGGGAGGTGCGGAAGAAGACTTCCAGCACGCCCTTGACCTGGCCTTTGACGATCAGCGGCGCGGCGCAGTAGGATTTAAACCGCTCGATCGGGAACTTGGGCGAGCGGGCCAAACTGCCCACTTCGGCGTCCAGGTTTTCGATGAAGACCAGCCGGCGTTCGTGCGCCGCCTGTCCGGCGTAGCCTTCGCCCAGGCGCAAGTGGGTGTGGTGCAGGGCGTCGGAGTGGAAGCCCTTGCCGGCGACGAATTCCAGCATGGTGGTTTTCGCGTTGAGCAGCAGCACGTCCACCGCGTCGACGTTCGAGCGACGCGAGACCTGATCGAGCAGGATCTCGAGGGTGAAGTGCAGATCCAGGCTGGAGCTGATGGTGATGTCGATGTCGCGCAGAGTCTGCAGACGCTCCAGCCGGCGCTGGGTTTCCTCGTACAGGCGGAGGTTTTCGAGCATCGGGGCCACCTGGCTGCCCAGGGTGCGGAGCAGGAGGATGTCCTTCTGGGGGTAGAAATCGTCCGGATCGCGCCGCCCAAACAGCCAGACCCCGATGGTTTTTCCGCCGGAGCGCAGGGCGATGGACAGCCGGACCCATGCGAACCGGCTTTCCAGGCCGCTTTCGGGAGGGCGGTACTGCTCGGATCTTCTGATCCACCGCTCCAGTTCGGAGGATTCGGCCGGCGTTTCCGGGATTTCGATCCCTTCCTTATAAAACAGGGTAAAACCGCCCTCCGTTTTTTGGTACAAAGCCGATTCGCGGATCATCAGGCTCGGCGCCACCTCGCGGCTGAGCAGCCGGACGAGCAGCGCGGGCTCGAAGGCGGCGGGCAGTTGCAGCGCGAATTCGCGGACGATCTCCTGCGGATCGTGGTGGACTCCGTAGACGGCGGAATCAAACCAGCGCTGGAAGCGGGCCCGCAGCGGCGGGGCAAGGATCACGAAGATCAGCGTCACCACCAGGCTGGCGTACAGCGATTGATCCTGCAGGTAGAGCGACCGGCTGGCCACCGAAAAAACCACGACGATGGCGAGCGCGTACAACAGGCTGAAGATGTATAGGTTGAGCGCCCGGTTGGCGCGGAACTCGAACCCGCCCAGGCGGCGCCGGTAGATGGCGTACATGTAGAAGAACGGCAGCAACGGAATGGCCAGCCAGACGAACAGCAGAACCGCCGACGAGGGCACGCGGGCGATGGCGGCGGGAAGGATCATCAGGATCATTCCCGGCCCCAGCGCCATCGATATGCCGATCAACATCATCCGCAGGGCGAGGCGTTCCGACGGTTTGGTCTCGGTGAACAGTCGGTAAGACAGCAGTCCCAAGCTGCCCGTGATGGAAATAAAGAGCGCAAGGATGTAGAACCGCCCCGGCAGAAGGTTGAAGAAGCCAAGGACGGAAAGGAGGATGCCCGCCAAGTAGCCGAGCGGGACGGATTTCCTTAACTTCAAGCTGACCAGGTCGCTGGGGATGATCAGATGCAGATGCAGGTAGATCGGAACCAGAAGCCAGGAGAGCGAATCGAGCGCCTGCACGGGAAGCAGGGGCTGGTTCGTGCCGATCGCAAGGTACAGCGCCGTGGCGTAATTGAACAGAATTAACAGCCTCCAGCGCCGGTCGCGCGGCTGCATCAGAAGCAAAATCGCCGTACCAGCCAGCCAGAAGGGGGTGTAAATGACCGCCTGGGAAAAAATATCATTGAGCTCGAAGACCGACCGGCTCGGCACCACCCATTCCACCGTTCCTTCGCGCCCGTCCCGCGCAAACGAGATCGGAACGGAATCCCCGGGCCGGGATCCCTGAAAGGGGAAAATAGAGGAACTCCGCTGATACTCCTCCCGCGTCAGGCCTTGAATGGAGAGGATTTGATCGCCGGGCTGGATGGCGTTTCGATTGGCCGCACAGGAAGGCTCCTGCGGGTCGCAATCCTCGACCCACTGAACGATCCACTCTCCGTTCAGGACGATGCCGGAATAGGGCGAAAGGAACGTGGCGTAAATAGTTATGGCCAGGCAGGCCGCCAACACGAAGGCGGAAATCGCAATGGAAAACCCATTGATATTCCTGCCCCAGGGGGCGAAGCCCTTATGCATGTCAAACCGTCTGCAATTCCGGCGGGATCGGAATGCCGGTGCGATGGAGGATCTCCGTCAGCGGGTAGATGAATTTTACGACCACTTCCTTCAACGGCTCCGGATCCTTCAAGGGAGTTTCGTTCAAAATCCCCATGCAGGCTTGGTAGCGGTGACAGATGTGGTACATGCCGTAGCTGACCGCGCCGCTGCGGACCAGGATCCGCTGGGCTTCTTTCAGCGCCTCCGGATCGTCCACCTGCGGCTGCAGGGCGAGGAACCGTTCGCGGTCGGGATGATCGGCGGTTCTGGCGAAGAGGAACAGAAGATTGTTGCGCATCTGTTTCCAATCCGGATTGGCGGGGGTGTCCAGGGCGTCTTTGATGTCGTCGTGAATCTGGACCACGTCGCCCATCAGCTCGCCGAGTTTCCGGATCCGCGCGGCGGTGTCGGAATCGGCGTTCCCCATCACGGCGCCGGCGAAGAACGCGGTGCCGAAATACGACGAACTCTTGGCGTGGGTCACCTTCCAGTAATTTTCCTCCCCGCTGAGGTTGCGGACGTCGAGGTCCTGGCCGAAGGCCATCGTCAGCCCCATGTCGGCGAAGGCCCGCATCACCGTCGCGCGCCGTTCGGCGTCCACCGGCGTGCCGGCCAGCATGCGGAAGGAAGCCGATTGGAAGGCGAAGCTGATGTTGGCGGCCGCGGCATCCCCCAACTGCAGGTGTATTCCGCGGGGGTCCTGGTCGAGCATGTCGTCCACCAAAAGGATGCTGAGGATCATGCACAGGATCGCGGCCGCGCTGGAGGAAGCCAGGGAGTCTTCGCCGCCCACCGCCCGGCAGGCTCGGTACGGCCATTCCCAAACTTGGTGCGGTTTGGGGACGTGCTGTTCGAAAATCCGCACCATCTCCGGCCAGGCGGCCACCTCAGGAAGGCCGAGCACTTGGGCTTTTACTTCTTCCATGTCCATAGCGGTCTCCGGGCAACGTCTTGACTATATGATCGAAGCGGGAAAATTGCAATTCCGCCGGGATGGTTCATCGCCGCGGATAGCGTCCTCCGGGATTTCGCCTTCCCCGGCGCGGGGCGAATTCCGGCGCCGGGATCCGGTATGAAAAAACGTAGCGCGTCGAGCCGGCCGCGCTACGCTTTCCAGACGCTCGGATGGCTTTGCCCAACGATCAGCCTTTTATTCGTTGAGCATCCGGGACGGACAACTCACCAAAAGTACCAAAAGGCTACGGGCGCGGAAAAATTATCCACATCGACGGACGTTAATTCCCGAAGCACGGAGATCAATTCTGAATGTTCTTCCTTGGAATGCAGCAAGGCGTTAAATTTTGCGATGTCCAGGGGTGCCATTGTGGTAAACCCTCCTCTTTGGGATGACGATAAACACCCTGTTTTGGATCGCTCCGCGGACACGGAGCGGGCGGG
This window of the Anaerolineales bacterium genome carries:
- a CDS encoding CSLREA domain-containing protein; translation: MRTLRFQAVRWIPAAALFLFALLAGCGGSLQPCDSDITVTKTADTNDGACTAADCSLREAVIRANACAGTQTIRVAAGTYTLTRVGSGEELADTGDLDLAGSVTILGDGHPVIDGNGADRVFDVLPGVAASLSGLVIQNGHEYNGSGIRVTDATLNVNESAIQNNISTWAADHEVDGGGIYASGGSVLGIYLSEIRGNHAFVGGGIATEEAAGVAPTITLSHTILAENEAYGPGGGMWLGPGTRSTLIRTEVEENTAGNEGGGIHNNGDMELTSSTVENNSSINAGGGILNGFVTLIARDVMISNNQGRSGGGIYNLGMAHFYQSSIVYNTAYEDEGGGAFNASGAGLLLDNTTVGANNGGSAGGGIFNDDGGSLRLMFVTVAGNANGGIHNSGAGEKTVRNTILAANAGGNCTGVPIDSIGHNIDDGATCALIEATDLSNTDPMLDPMPPVGTWSPAYNLQAGSPAIDSADPDRCDGIDQHGVIRPQGANCDRGAIERAASGSGAISGKVWHDLCAVPEHGYPPTPPPGCADPDGDGLFIDGNGI
- a CDS encoding uracil-DNA glycosylase, with translation MAQTLSDLEERIIACRRCPRLVEWRERIGREKRRAYREEDYWAKPVPGFGDSRAAVLAVGLAPGAHGSNRTGRMFTGDASGDFLYPALFRAGFADRPKAVARGDGLTLRGLFLTALCRCAPPDNKPAREEIRNCLPFLLEEIRLLERLHVLVALGRVAYDTLSDVLAEPSGSGRGGCGPKPAFAHGAVASVPGLRKEDSPLWLVGSYHPSRQNTQTGRLTRPMFDRIWKRVRELARS
- a CDS encoding GAF domain-containing protein, which encodes MHKGFAPWGRNINGFSIAISAFVLAACLAITIYATFLSPYSGIVLNGEWIVQWVEDCDPQEPSCAANRNAIQPGDQILSIQGLTREEYQRSSSIFPFQGSRPGDSVPISFARDGREGTVEWVVPSRSVFELNDIFSQAVIYTPFWLAGTAILLLMQPRDRRWRLLILFNYATALYLAIGTNQPLLPVQALDSLSWLLVPIYLHLHLIIPSDLVSLKLRKSVPLGYLAGILLSVLGFFNLLPGRFYILALFISITGSLGLLSYRLFTETKPSERLALRMMLIGISMALGPGMILMILPAAIARVPSSAVLLFVWLAIPLLPFFYMYAIYRRRLGGFEFRANRALNLYIFSLLYALAIVVVFSVASRSLYLQDQSLYASLVVTLIFVILAPPLRARFQRWFDSAVYGVHHDPQEIVREFALQLPAAFEPALLVRLLSREVAPSLMIRESALYQKTEGGFTLFYKEGIEIPETPAESSELERWIRRSEQYRPPESGLESRFAWVRLSIALRSGGKTIGVWLFGRRDPDDFYPQKDILLLRTLGSQVAPMLENLRLYEETQRRLERLQTLRDIDITISSSLDLHFTLEILLDQVSRRSNVDAVDVLLLNAKTTMLEFVAGKGFHSDALHHTHLRLGEGYAGQAAHERRLVFIENLDAEVGSLARSPKFPIERFKSYCAAPLIVKGQVKGVLEVFFRTSLAPDPDWFDFLESLTVQAAIAIDNASLFDELQHSNAELNLAYDTTIEGWSRALDLRDEGTEGHTERVTEMTERLARAMGVDESQMVHIRRGALLHDMGKMGIPDSILLKRDALTREEWDIMRRHPLYAFEMLAPVIYLRNSLDIPYCHHEKWDGTGYPRGLKGEQIPLAARIFAIVDVWDATTSDRPYRQAWTKEQAREFLRTQSGKHFDPQIVPVFLSIVD
- a CDS encoding polyprenyl synthetase family protein, whose product is MDMEEVKAQVLGLPEVAAWPEMVRIFEQHVPKPHQVWEWPYRACRAVGGEDSLASSSAAAILCMILSILLVDDMLDQDPRGIHLQLGDAAAANISFAFQSASFRMLAGTPVDAERRATVMRAFADMGLTMAFGQDLDVRNLSGEENYWKVTHAKSSSYFGTAFFAGAVMGNADSDTAARIRKLGELMGDVVQIHDDIKDALDTPANPDWKQMRNNLLFLFARTADHPDRERFLALQPQVDDPEALKEAQRILVRSGAVSYGMYHICHRYQACMGILNETPLKDPEPLKEVVVKFIYPLTEILHRTGIPIPPELQTV